In Haloterrigena turkmenica DSM 5511, a single genomic region encodes these proteins:
- a CDS encoding PQQ-dependent sugar dehydrogenase produces MSERSDERPNPVPESATDYTATSRRHLLKAAAAAGGVVALGDLAAAQGVETIELGGETSGWQGVAPDDIAGETNPTLELEAGTTYELTWENLDGQPHNFVIESEGGEQLERTDLLMEQGETQTLEFEATSEMAEYYCEPHSATMRGEISVGDGGGGGAEQDEAAEEEPEAFFDPGAEIGVRTLAEGMTAPTDMAVADEDEERYFVADQTGELWVVTGDGLQDEPFLDVSDRLVELGTFEGDYADPNQDYDERGLLGVEFHPEFAENGRFFVHYSAPPNDETPEGWSHVEVVSELQATEDLSAGDPDSERVLMEFQKPQYNHDAGPMAFGPDGYLYVPMGDGGGANDNMEGHVEDWYDGNEGGNGQDVSENLLGSVLRVDVDSEMSETSRDGSGDAADEEGEDRPYAIPEDNPLVDSDEGLDEHYAWGFRNPFGISFDSDGRLFVSDAGQDLFEEANLVEAGGNYGWNVKEGTHCFSTESPSQPPEDCPDSAPDEAPYDGQELQDPIVEYPHVYQEQVVGITIIGGHVYEAGDIGDLDGKYVFGDWTADPARQSPQGRILAASEPSDGAGGMTGDGGGNQTEGMSPDDQEMPENATPDEEGIEGEGFENETNATNATNETPDDGAADVGGGGQEQVVPRDELWDMEELQLAGSEDGSFPYFVRQFGQDLDGNVYVLANQVGVPEGDTGTVFEIVPPGEGESLEPFEADEAVEPEEQETDENATEDTQNESIAENATDNESVADENVTDGENATDNETLSENVTADGA; encoded by the coding sequence ATGAGCGAGCGATCTGACGAGCGGCCGAATCCGGTACCCGAATCAGCGACCGACTATACCGCGACGTCCCGTCGGCACCTGTTGAAGGCCGCCGCGGCCGCCGGCGGCGTCGTCGCGCTGGGCGATCTCGCGGCCGCTCAGGGGGTAGAGACGATCGAACTGGGCGGCGAGACCAGCGGCTGGCAGGGCGTCGCGCCCGACGACATCGCGGGCGAGACGAACCCCACGCTGGAACTCGAGGCGGGAACGACCTACGAACTCACGTGGGAGAACCTCGACGGGCAACCGCACAACTTCGTCATCGAGAGCGAGGGCGGAGAGCAACTCGAGCGAACCGACCTGCTGATGGAACAGGGCGAGACGCAGACCCTCGAGTTCGAGGCGACGAGCGAGATGGCGGAGTACTACTGCGAACCGCACTCGGCGACGATGCGCGGGGAGATTTCGGTCGGCGACGGTGGTGGGGGCGGGGCGGAGCAAGACGAAGCGGCCGAAGAAGAGCCCGAGGCCTTCTTCGATCCCGGCGCGGAGATCGGCGTACGAACGCTCGCGGAGGGAATGACGGCGCCGACGGACATGGCGGTCGCCGACGAGGACGAGGAGCGGTACTTCGTCGCCGACCAGACGGGCGAGCTCTGGGTCGTTACGGGAGACGGCCTGCAGGACGAACCGTTCCTCGACGTCAGCGACCGGCTGGTCGAACTCGGCACGTTCGAGGGCGACTACGCCGATCCGAATCAGGACTACGACGAGCGGGGACTGCTCGGTGTCGAGTTCCATCCCGAGTTCGCGGAGAACGGCCGCTTCTTCGTCCACTACAGCGCGCCGCCGAACGACGAGACGCCGGAGGGCTGGAGCCACGTCGAGGTCGTCTCCGAGTTGCAGGCTACCGAGGACCTGAGCGCCGGCGACCCCGACTCGGAACGGGTTCTGATGGAGTTCCAGAAGCCCCAGTACAACCACGACGCCGGACCGATGGCGTTCGGCCCCGACGGCTACCTGTACGTCCCGATGGGCGACGGCGGCGGTGCCAACGACAACATGGAAGGCCACGTCGAGGACTGGTACGACGGGAACGAGGGCGGGAACGGACAGGACGTCAGCGAGAACCTCCTCGGAAGTGTCCTCAGAGTCGACGTCGATAGCGAGATGTCGGAGACGTCTCGAGACGGAAGCGGCGACGCCGCCGACGAGGAGGGCGAGGACCGACCGTACGCCATCCCGGAGGACAACCCGCTCGTCGATTCGGACGAGGGACTCGACGAACACTACGCGTGGGGCTTCCGAAACCCCTTCGGGATCTCCTTCGACAGCGACGGACGGCTGTTCGTCTCCGACGCCGGCCAGGACCTCTTCGAGGAGGCGAACCTCGTCGAGGCTGGCGGCAACTACGGTTGGAACGTCAAGGAGGGGACCCACTGCTTCAGCACTGAGAGTCCCAGCCAGCCGCCGGAGGACTGCCCCGACTCGGCGCCCGACGAAGCGCCGTATGACGGGCAGGAACTGCAAGACCCCATCGTCGAGTATCCCCACGTGTACCAGGAACAGGTGGTCGGCATCACGATCATCGGCGGCCACGTCTACGAGGCCGGCGATATCGGGGACCTCGACGGGAAGTACGTCTTCGGCGACTGGACGGCCGATCCGGCGCGACAGTCCCCGCAGGGGCGAATCCTCGCCGCTTCGGAGCCGAGTGACGGGGCCGGAGGGATGACCGGCGACGGCGGTGGCAACCAGACCGAAGGGATGAGTCCCGACGACCAGGAGATGCCGGAGAACGCGACGCCCGACGAAGAGGGTATCGAAGGCGAAGGCTTCGAGAACGAGACGAACGCGACCAACGCGACCAACGAGACGCCCGACGACGGCGCGGCGGACGTCGGCGGTGGCGGCCAAGAGCAGGTCGTTCCGCGAGACGAACTCTGGGATATGGAGGAACTCCAGCTCGCCGGCTCCGAAGACGGCTCGTTTCCGTACTTCGTCCGGCAGTTCGGTCAGGACCTCGACGGTAACGTGTACGTGCTCGCAAATCAGGTGGGCGTTCCGGAGGGCGACACGGGCACGGTCTTCGAGATCGTTCCACCGGGCGAGGGCGAGTCGCTGGAACCGTTCGAAGCGGACGAAGCGGTCGAACCCGAGGAGCAAGAGACGGACGAGAACGCGACCGAAGACACTCAGAACGAATCGATCGCCGAGAACGCCACGGACAACGAGAGCGTCGCGGACGAGAACGTCACTGACGGTGAGAACGCGACCGACAACGAGACGCTGAGCGAGAACGTGACCGCCGACGGCGCCTGA
- a CDS encoding acyl-CoA mutase large subunit family protein — protein MFDQDDLEEIRASKAEWHEEEVAPVLERFGERKETFTTDTGGQEVDRLYTPVDVADLDYQEDLGNPGEPPYTRGVYSTGYRGRLWTMRQYAGFSTPEDTNERYHYLLDEGQTGLSMAFDLPTQMGYDSDDPMAAGEVGKAGVAIDSLSDMETVFDGIPLDEVSTSMTINAPASVLLAMYIAVGDQQGVDRSELRGTIQNDLLKEYIARNTYIYPPEPSMRIITDIFEFCASETPKFNTISISGYHIREAGSTAAQELAFTLGDGIEYVETAIEAGLDVDEFAPQLSFFFNGHNNIFEEVAKFRAARRMWHDIIEERFDPDDPKSKQLKFHTQTAGSMLTAQQIENNVVRVAYQALAAVLGGTQSLHTNGKDEALALPTEESVRTALRTQQILAHESGAADTIDPLAGSYYVESLTDEVEEEAYEILEEVEERGGMLEAVEQQWVQRQIQDTAFDRQKEIEEKERIIVGVNEFEVDEDPQMDVEEVTQKDQQRQIDSLETVRAERDDKAVDAKLEALREAAQGEENLMPRIIEAVKVYATVGEICNVMRDEFGEYQPGGTV, from the coding sequence ATGTTCGATCAGGACGATCTCGAGGAGATCCGTGCCAGCAAGGCGGAGTGGCACGAGGAGGAGGTCGCGCCCGTCCTCGAGCGCTTCGGCGAGCGGAAGGAGACGTTCACTACCGATACCGGGGGCCAAGAGGTCGATCGACTCTACACGCCCGTCGACGTCGCCGACCTCGATTATCAGGAGGATCTGGGAAATCCCGGCGAGCCGCCGTACACGCGCGGGGTGTACTCGACGGGGTATCGCGGTCGGCTGTGGACGATGCGCCAGTACGCCGGTTTCTCGACGCCCGAAGACACCAACGAGCGCTACCACTACCTGCTCGACGAGGGGCAGACTGGGCTCTCGATGGCCTTCGACCTGCCGACCCAGATGGGCTACGACTCCGACGATCCGATGGCCGCCGGCGAGGTCGGCAAGGCTGGCGTCGCCATCGACTCGCTTTCGGACATGGAGACCGTCTTCGACGGCATCCCGCTCGATGAGGTCTCGACGTCGATGACGATCAACGCGCCCGCGTCGGTGCTGCTGGCGATGTACATCGCGGTCGGCGACCAGCAGGGCGTCGACCGCTCGGAGCTCCGGGGGACGATCCAGAACGACCTGTTGAAGGAGTACATCGCGCGCAACACCTACATCTATCCGCCCGAGCCGTCGATGCGGATCATCACGGACATCTTCGAGTTCTGCGCCTCGGAGACGCCGAAGTTCAACACGATCTCGATCTCGGGCTATCACATCCGCGAGGCGGGTTCGACGGCCGCACAGGAACTGGCCTTCACGCTGGGCGACGGCATCGAGTACGTCGAGACGGCCATCGAAGCCGGCCTCGACGTCGACGAGTTCGCTCCGCAGCTGTCGTTCTTCTTCAACGGCCACAACAACATTTTCGAGGAGGTCGCGAAGTTCCGCGCCGCGAGGCGGATGTGGCACGACATCATCGAGGAGCGGTTCGATCCGGACGATCCCAAGTCCAAGCAGCTGAAGTTCCACACCCAGACCGCGGGCTCGATGCTGACCGCCCAGCAGATCGAGAACAACGTCGTCCGCGTCGCCTATCAGGCGCTGGCCGCGGTGCTCGGCGGCACGCAGAGCCTCCACACCAACGGCAAGGACGAGGCGCTCGCGCTGCCCACCGAGGAATCGGTTCGGACCGCCCTGCGAACCCAGCAGATCCTCGCCCACGAGTCCGGCGCCGCGGACACCATCGACCCGCTGGCGGGCAGCTACTATGTTGAATCGCTGACCGACGAGGTCGAAGAAGAGGCCTACGAGATTCTCGAGGAGGTCGAGGAGCGCGGCGGGATGCTCGAGGCCGTCGAGCAGCAGTGGGTTCAGCGCCAGATTCAGGACACCGCGTTCGACCGCCAGAAGGAGATCGAGGAGAAAGAGCGGATCATCGTCGGCGTCAACGAGTTCGAAGTCGACGAGGACCCCCAGATGGACGTCGAGGAAGTCACCCAGAAAGACCAGCAGCGCCAGATCGACAGCCTCGAGACGGTCCGCGCCGAGCGCGACGACAAGGCCGTCGACGCAAAACTCGAGGCGTTGCGCGAGGCCGCGCAGGGCGAGGAGAACCTGATGCCCCGCATCATCGAGGCGGTGAAGGTGTACGCGACGGTCGGCGAGATCTGTAACGTCATGCGCGACGAGTTCGGCGAGTACCAGCCCGGCGGCACGGTTTGA